One Ornithodoros turicata isolate Travis unplaced genomic scaffold, ASM3712646v1 ctg00000746.1, whole genome shotgun sequence DNA window includes the following coding sequences:
- the LOC135374792 gene encoding uncharacterized protein LOC135374792: MSHTSKMSDMSDPDVMPELEREKEPVAEKRSSGSGEKKETSAIEQELFIIALYAIGALAFGAGIAIIVFHRKGKPPVDGNYTEDNEPGTRTAPSPEDDEEVYEIKTLCGTDDCNYMRWLISMSVDTAKNPCDNFFTYVCAGAMEHFKGVSNMLYFVTLQNMQAIEMWFRNASPPAQRQSAFQKAVKLYQSCLEDPQSSKTGIQEILRNLGLSLTQELNFEPLDMQVRFLFEGHSAIYIMTPAPSRSQNDIFLDVRVSTIFDSFRSVKPGSATERRIIYQKVLHWVFEGLNLDDKVMDDVLQAEDKVYVVSSNQAYGDKRYRFGMSNIDYFAGKDRGLSERWKKSLQKWSKSLFPGRYQIQMTLNDIHLLYNLFGSKALISTEDIRTFFAWRTTWYLYNISGVTMANEKASEDSRQMPNSRLIFIQDCSADEDVVREGKPVNGRCCRTDDE, translated from the exons ATGAGCCACACGTCCAAAATGTCAGATATGTCTGACCCCGATGTGATGCCG GAGCTTGAACGTGAAAAGGAGCCAGTGGCAGAGAAGAGGAGCAGTGGCAGTGgcgaaaaaaaagagacaagCGCTATCGAACAAGAGCTATTCATAATAGCACTCTACGCTATAGGAGCTCTGGCATTTGGAGCTGGTATCGCCATCATAGTGTTCCATCGAAAAGGTAAACCACCTGTCGATGGCAATTACACAGAGGACAACGAACCGGGGACTCGTACAGCTCCATCCCCAGAAGACGACGAAGAGGTCTATGAAATAAAAACACTATGTGGCACCGACGACTGCAACTACATGCGCTGGCTGATCAGTATGTCTGTCGACACGGCAAAGAATCCGTGCGATAATTTTTTTACCTATGTCTGCGCCGGTGCTATGGAGCATTTCAAAGGGGTATCAAACATGCTATATTTCGTGACCCTCCAGAATATGCAAGCAATTGAGATGTGGTTCAGAAACGCCTCCCCTCCGGCTCAAAGACAAAGCGCCTTCCAGAAAGCCGTCAAGTTGTATCAATCGTGTCTAGAAGATCCGCAGTCAAGCAAGACAGGAATACAAGAAATTCTAAGAAATTTAGGCTTGTCATTGACACAAGAGTTGAACTTTGAACCGCTTGATATGCAAGTGAGGTTTCTGTTTGAAGGACATTCGGCGATATACATCATGACTCCAGCACCGTCTCGCAGCCAGAACGACATCTTCCTCGACGTTCGTGTATCTACTATTTTTGATTCGTTTCGCTCGGTTAAGCCTGGCAGTGCAACGGAACGCAGAATAATTTATCAAAAGGTGTTACACTGGGTATTCGAAGGTTTAAATCTCGACGACAAGGTTATGGATGACGTTCTACAAGCGGAAGACAAAGTGTACGTCGTCTCCAGCAACCAGGCGTACGGAGACAAACGTTACAGATTTGGAATGTCTAACATCGATTATTTTGCCGGCAAAGACCGGGGACTATCCGAACGGTGGAAAAAGAGCCTACAAAAATGGTCAAAGTCGCTCTTCCCCGGAAGATATCAAATTCAGATGACTTTAAACGATATACACCTACTCTATAATTTATTTGGCAGCAAAGCATTGATAAGCACCGAAGACATCCGGACATTTTTTGCATGGAGAACAACGTGGTACCTCTACAATATATCTGGAGTAACCATGGCAAATGAGAAGGCCAGTGAGGATAGCCGACAAATGCCTAACTCACGTCTTATATTTATTCAAGATTGTAGCGCCGATGAAGACGTTGTTAGAGAAGGTAAACCAGTCAACGGTAGATGCTGTAGAACGGATGACGAATGA
- the LOC135374793 gene encoding uncharacterized protein K02A2.6-like — translation MLHANHPGIAAMKSTARSHFWWPKLDHDIEITVKSCPMCQTWARASSPLVDIEFERPHTPWHTLHMDFAGPIDGWSYLIVIDSFSKWLEVKRMRSTTSARIIEQLRNIFATLGIPRVIVTDNAPNFVSAAMANFYTRNGIKQRTSAPFHHPRTDKQKGWSEKPNVLSGN, via the coding sequence ATGCTCCACGCCAACCACCCGGGTATCGCAGCCATGAAAAGTACAGCAAGAAGCCATTTCTGGTGGCCCAAGCTGGATCATGATATTGAGATCACGGTGAAGAGCTGTCCGATGTGTCAGACTTGGGCTCGCGCTTCTTCGCCACTCGTGGACATAGAGTTCGAGCGTCCCCACACGCCATGGCACACGCTACACATGGACTTCGCGGGACCCATCGACGGTTGGTCGTACCTTATCGTCATAGACTCTTTTTCCAAATGGCTCGAAGTCAAGCGCATGCGAAGCACAACGTCAGCACGCATAATAGAACAGTTACGCAACATTTTTGCGACGTTGGGCATCCCTAGGGTAATCGTCACAGACAATGCGCCCAATTTTGTTTCGGCGGCGATGGCGAATTTCTACACAAGGAATGGAATCAAGCAACGAACAAGCGCTCCGTTCCACCATCCACGAACGGACAAGCAGAAAGGATGGTCGGAGAAACCAAACGTGCTCTCAGGAAATTAA
- the LOC135374770 gene encoding neprilysin-1-like, translated as MSHRSNMANPDVMSELEREQESVADERKQTSSIEQGLFALVLYALGALAFGAGVAIIAFHQRGQPPVGGSYTEDDEFRISTARKTSQAHATPSSEDDEEDHERQTLCGTDDCNYMRWLVSMSVDTTKNPCDNFFTYVCAGAMKHFKGTSNMLSYVTLQNKRAIEMWLKNASPPAQRQSAFQKAVKLYQSCLEDPQSSKPGIHEILRKLGLSLTQELNFEPLDMQVRFLVEGYSVIYIMTLAPSRSRNDIYLDVRVSPHFDSFRSVKPRSATERRKIYQNVLHWVFEGLNLDDEVVDRVLQAEDEVYVVSSNRTYRDKSYRFGMSNIDYFAGKDQGLCERWRKSLQKWSKSLFPGRYRIVMTLYDIHLLYNLFGSKALISTEDIRTFLAWRTTWYLYNVSGVTTANQKASWRAEICLRYVLYLFRIVAPMKTLLEKVNQSTVDIVERMTNDILLGIETSFRTSSWLDNSTRKGALKKLSLLHKRIGYPFGVSSEKAADAYLSNVPDMTDSYVSNVMKMVEHLTSSAIDLLRNKDALNASVVAHFTASIPIYSANAAYHALYNVIYIPPGLMVRPIFTYGGAPELNYGALGGILTHEIMHGFDTTGKKYDGTGNRTDWFSEASNRAYANLIQCHNVSIENSPKARHFADYPGEYLADTMGRGSLLKVHRKALETSPVRLGQLKGLTSDQLFYVAWCLMWCGMPVTEKTHPRSDERCNVPLMSSEHFGEVFNCPPESPMNPKKKCPFWRTLL; from the exons ATGAGCCACCGGTCAAACATGGCAAACCCCGATGTGATGTCG gAGCTTGAACGCGAACAGGAGTCAGTGGCAGACGAAAGAAAACAGACAAGCTCTATCGAACAAGGGCTATTCGCGCTAGTACTCTACGCTCTAGGAGCTCTGGCATTTGGAGCTGGTGTCGCCATCATAGCGTTCCATCAAAGAGGTCAACCGCCTGTGGGTGGTAGTTATACAGAGGACGACGAATTCAGGATTTCTACAGCACGAAAGACAAGTCAGGCTCATGCAACTCCATCCTCAGAAGACGACGAGGAGGACCATGAAAGGCAAACACTATGTGGCACCGACGACTGCAACTACATGCGCTGGCTGGTCAGTATGTCTGTCGACACGACAAAGAATCCATGCGATAATTTTTTTACCTATGTCTGCGCCGGTGCTATGAAGCATTTTAAAGGGACATCAAACATGCTATCTTACGTGACCCTCCAGAATAAGCGAGCGATTGAGATGTGGTTGAAAAACGCCTCTCCTCCGGCTCAAAGACAAAGCGCCTTCCAGAAAGCAGTCAAGTTGTATCAATCGTGTCTCGAAGATCCACAGTCAAGCAAGCCGGGAATACATGAAATTCTAAGGAAGTTAGGCTTGTCATTGACACAAGAATTGAACTTTGAACCGCTTGATATGCAAGTGAGGTTTCTGGTTGAAGGATATTCGGTGATATACATCATGACTTTAGCACCATCACGGAGCCGGAACGACATCTATCTCGACGTTCGTGTATCTCCTCATTTCGACTCTTTTCGCTCGGTTAAGCCTCGCAGTGCAACGGAACGCAGAAAAATTTATCAAAACGTGTTACACTGGGTATTCGAAGGTTTGAATCTCGACGACGAGGTTGTAGATCGTGTTCTACAAGCGGAAGACGAAGTGTACGTCGTCTCCAGCAACCGGACGTACAGAGACAAGAGTTACAGATTTGGAATGTCTAACATCGATTACTTTGCCGGCAAAGACCAGGGACTATGCGAGAGGTGGAGAAAGAGCCTACAAAAATGGTCAAAGTCGCTTTTCCCCGGAAGATATCGAATTGTAATGACATTATACGATATACATCTCCTCTATAATTTATTTGGCAGCAAAGCATTGATCAGCACCGAAGACATTCGAACATTTCTTGCATGGAGAACAACGTGGTACCTTTACAATGTATCTGGAGTGACCACGGCAAATCAGAAGGCCAGTTGGAGAGCAGAGATATGCCTAAGATACGTCTTATATTTATTCAGGATTGTAGCGCCGATGAAGACGTTGTTAGAGAAGGTAAACCAGTCAACAGTAGATATTGTAGAGCGGATGACGAATGATATCCTGCTTGGGATCGAAACGTCTTTCAGGACATCGAGTTGGCTCGACAATTCTACGCGGAAGGGGGCCTTAAAAAAGCTATCGCTGTTACACAAACGTATAGGTTACCCTTTTGGTGTTTCGTCAGAAAAAGCGGCTGACGCATATTTGAGCAATGTCCCAGACATGACCGACAGTTACGTTTCGAACGTCATGAAGATGGTAGAGCATCTAACGTCAAGTGCTATTGACCTGTTGAGGAACAAAGATGCCCTCAATGCGTCCGTCGTAGCTCACTTCACAGCCTCGATACCGATCTATTCTGCAAACGCGGCGTACCACGCGTTATACAACGTGATTTATATTCCTCCAGGCTTAATGGTCCGTCCAATTTTCACTTATGGAGGAGCACCTGAATTGAACTACGGCGCGCTGGGCGGGATACTGACACACGAAATTATGCACGGCTTCGACACTACCGGAAAAAAATACGACGGTACGGGAAACAGAACAGACTGGTTTTCTGAAGCGAGTAACCGAGCGTACGCTAACCTCATTCAGTGTCACAACGTCAGCATCGAGAACTCTCCAAAGGCAAGACACTTCGCGGATTACCCGGGCGAGTACCTAGCGGATACGATGGGCAGGGGGTCATTGCTGAAGGTGCACAGGAAAGCTTTGGAAACATCGCCTGTTCGTCTGGGACAACTGAAGGGATTGACGAGTGATCAGCTCTTCTACGTGGCTTGGTGCCTGATGTGGTGTGGAATGCCTGTTACGGAGAAGACTCATCCTCGCTCTGACGAGAGGTGCAATGTTCCTCTCATGAGTTCTGAACACTTTGGCGAAGTGTTTAACTGTCCTCCGGAATCGCCAATGAATCCCAAGAAAAAATGTCCCTTTTGGAGAACGCTTCTCTGA